The following proteins are encoded in a genomic region of Brachypodium distachyon strain Bd21 chromosome 1, Brachypodium_distachyon_v3.0, whole genome shotgun sequence:
- the LOC100835881 gene encoding protein disulfide isomerase-like 5-1 — protein MDPALRRRSRLPIHMLVLVVAVLVVLAARSGAEVITLTEETFTDKVKEKDTVWFVQFCVPWCKHCKSLGTLWEDLGKVIEGTDEIEIGKVDCGASKPVCSKVDIHSYPTFKVFYDGEEVAKYKGPRNVESLKNFVLNEAEKAGEARLQDEL, from the exons ATGGATCCGGCtcttcgccgccgctcccgcctcCCTATCCACATGCTGGTATTGGTCGTCGCCGTTCTCGTGGTCCTCGCCGCGCGATCCGGCGCCGAGGTCATCACCCTCACCGAAGAGACCTTCACCGACAAG GTAAAGGAGAAGGACACCGTATGGTTTGTGCAATTCTGTGTCCCTTGGTGTAAACACTG CAAGAGCCTAGGAACACTATGGGAGGACTTGGGGAAGGTTATCGAGGGTACGGATGAAATTGAAATTGGGAAAGTTGATTGTGGTGCAAGCAAACCAGTATGTTCAAAAGTGGACATTCATTCATACCCAACATTCAAGGTGTTTTATGATGGCGAAGAAGTTGCAAAATATAAAG GACCTAGGAACGTTGAGTCTCTCAAGAATTTTGTGTTAAATGAGGCTGAGAAAGCTGGGGAGGCGAGACTTCAAGACGAGCTTTAG
- the LOC100835264 gene encoding acylamino-acid-releasing enzyme, translated as MHPHATGVEKAATPYGSWESPISAAAVSAAGKAVEGLAVAGDGRLLWVETRPEEGGRAVLVKEGAEANGGNFDVTPQEFAVRSLAQEYGCGAFAAEGDVVVFSNYSDQRLYKQTIGDNSPLPLTPDYGGSLVRYADGVFDPHFSRYITIMEDHRQTSSNPIITIAAVSTGAGNVNEPTVLVSGNDFYAFPRIDPTEKRMAWIEWSDPNMSWDKAQLWVGYFSGKGEVQKRVCVAGGDPMLVESPTEPKWSSKGELFFITDRHSGFWNIYKWDEQSNVVVQVYSLDAEFSKPMWIFGVSSYAFLVSDDMSPKIVCCYRQKGKSYLGLLDHESGSFSKLDLPFSAVTNIVSGDGSFYVEGASASLPVSIAKVTLNEKRTMATDFSIIWSSSEDVTKYTSYFSLPEFMEYPTVIPGKHAYAYFYAPYNHVFQGSSDEKPPLLVRTHGGPTDEARGVLDLGVQYWTSRGWALVDVNYGGSAGYGREYRERLSGQWGIVDVNDCCSCATFLVETGRVDGQRLCVTGESAGGFTTLACLAFRQTFKAGSSLYGIADLASLRKGMHKFEAHYIDNLVGNKQAYFERSPINFVERFTCPVILFQGLEDPVVSPDQATIIHRAIKDKGLPVALVEYEGEQHGFRKAQNIKFTLEQQMMFFARLVGHFKVADDITPIKIDNFD; from the exons ATGCACCCGCATGCCACGGGGGTCGAGAAGGCGGCCACGCCGTACGGGTCCTGGGAGTCACCgatcagcgccgccgccgtctccgccgccgggaAGGCCGTTGAGGGGCtggccgtcgccggcgacggccggCTCTTATGGGTCGAGACGCGTCCCGAGGAAGGAGG GCGAGCGGTTCTTGTGAAGGAAGGGGCGGAGGCAAACGGCGGAAATTTTGATGTGACGCCGCAGGAGTTTGCGGTGCGGTCCCTGGCGCAGGAGTACGGCTGTGGCGCCTTCGCTGCGGAAGGCGATGTTGTTGTGTTCTCCAACTACAGCGACCAGCGCCTGTACAAGCAAACCATAGGAG ATAACTCACCGCTACCTCTGACACCGGATTATGGTGGATCACTAGTCCGCTATGCGGATGGTGTCTTTGATCCTCACTTCAGTCGCTACATCACGATAATGGAAG ATCACCGCCAGACGAGCTCAAATCCTATCATAACAATTGCTGCTGTGAGCACAGGAGCTGGAAATGTTAATG AACCAACTGTGCTGGTCAGTGGCAATGACTTTTACGCCTTTCCACGCATTGATCCTACTGAGAAACGTATGGCATGGATTGAATGGAGTGACCCAAACATGTCATGGGATAAAGCGCAACTATGGGTTGGATATTTCTCCGGAAAAGG AGAGGTACAAAAACGTGTTTGTGTTGCTGGCGGAGACCCAATGTTAGTAGAATCTCCTACTGAACCCAAGTGGTCTTCAAAAG GTGAGCTGTTCTTCATAACTGACCGACACAGTGGGTTTTGGAATATTTATAAATGG GATGAGCAGAGCAATGTGGTGGTGCAAGTGTACTCACTCGATGCTGAATTCTCAAAGCCAATGTGGATTTTTGGTGTCAGCTCCTATGCTTTCCTCGTGAGCGATGACATGAGTCCGAAAATAGTTTGCTGCTACAG ACAGAAAGGGAAGTCATATCTTGGGTTACTGGACCATGAATCGGGGTCTTTTTCCAAGCTCGACCTTCCCTTCTCTGCTGTAACTAACATA GTTTCTGGAGATGGATCCTTCTATGTTGAGGGTGCGTCTGCCAGTCTTCCAGTATCAATAGCAAAG GTGACACTGAATGAAAAGAGGACAATGGCAACTGACTTCTCTATAATTTGGTCCTCCTCAGAGGATGTTACGAAATATACATCCTACTTTAGTTTGCCTGAATTTATGGAATACCCAACTGTAATCCCTGGCAAGCATGCTTATGCTTATTTCTACGCCCCATACAATCATGTTTTCCAAGGTTCATCAGATGAAAAACCTCCGTTGTTGGTCAGGACCCACG GTGGACCTACAGATGAAGCACGTGGGGTTCTAGATCTTGGTGTGCAATACTGGACGAGCCGAGGATGGGCACTTGTTGATGTTAACTACGGCGGAAGTGCAG GCTATGGGAGAGAGTATCGAGAGAGGCTCTCAGGGCAATGGGGTATTGTTGATGTAAATGATTGCTGCAGTTGTGCCACATTTCTG GTGGAAACTGGAAGAGTAGACGGGCAACGACTTTGTGTAACAGGAGAATCTGCTGGTGGATTCACAACTTTAGCTTGTCTTGCTTTCAGACAGACATTCAAGGCTGGTTCTTCGTTATATGGG ATTGCTGACTTGGCTTCATTAAGGAAAGGCATGCACAAGTTTGAGGCACACTATATTGACAACCTTGTGG GAAATAAACAGGCTTACTTTGAGAGATCACCAATAAACTTCGTTGAAAGATTTACATGTCCAGTCATTTTGTTTCAAGGATTGGAAGACCCG GTTGTATCACCAGATCAGGCGACAATAATACATAGGGCTATAAAAGACAAAGGTCTTCCTGTTGCTTTGGTTGAGTATGAAGGGGAACAGCATGGCTTTCGCAAG GCCCAGAACATCAAGTTTACCTTGGAGCAGCAGATGATGTTCTTCGCAAGATTGGTGGGGCACTTCAAGGTGGCAGATGACATCACTCCAATTAAGATCGACAATTTTGATTAA
- the LOC100835571 gene encoding probable glucuronosyltransferase Os03g0287800, which translates to MGSAALQDHAVGVGVGRAKKGSGGSQLWKKALLHSSLCFVMGFFTGFAPSSVSDWRSSSAVPVGGAAGGVGSSHVVRTLHSAGAVGAMNRSLLAQGGGAVGIQAASDGPRPLLVVVTTTESTPTASGERAAVLTRMAHTLRLVPPPVLWVVVEAAPDVPATAKLLRDTGLLYRHLTYKDNFTAAEAAAGKERHHQRNAALEHIERHRLAGVVHFAGLADVFDLRFFDQLRQISTFGAWPVARMSQNERKVVVQGPACSASKVIGWFSKDFSNGSAGGTGTARSPEIDVHGFAFNSSVLWDPERWGRYPTSEPDKSQDSMGFVQQVVLEDYSKVKGIPSDCSEIMVWRVDKTPSASSRQAPGNKRR; encoded by the exons ATGGGGTCCGCCGCGTTGCAGGATCAcgccgtcggcgtcggcgtcgggaGGGCCAAGAAGGGGTCCGGGGGTTCCCAGCTGTGGAAGAAGGCGCTGCTGCATTCCAGCCTCTGCTTCGTCATGGGCTTCTTCACGGGGTTCGCCCCTTCGTCCGTCTCCGACTGGCGGTCCTCCTCTGCCGTGCCCGTCGGGGGTGCCGCCGGCGGGGTCGGGAGCAGCCACGTGGTCCGGACGCTGCACTCCGCTGGCGCGGTCGGAGCCATGAACCGGAGCCTGCTAGCACAGGGCGGCGGTGCGGTCGGAATCCAGGCGGCGTCGGATGGCccgcggccgctgctggtggtggtgacgACGACGGAGTCGACCCCCACGGCGAGCGGCGAGCGGGCGGCTGTGCTGACAAGGATGGCCCACACGCTGCGGCTGGTTCCCCCGCCCGTGCTGTGGGTCGTGGTGGAGGCGGCCCCTGACGTGCCGGCCACGGCGAAGCTGCTGCGCGACACGGGGCTCCTGTACCGGCACCTGACGTACAAGGACAACTTCAcggccgccgaggccgccgccggcaaggaGCGCCACCACCAGCGCAACGCCGCGCTCGAGCACATCGAGCGCCACCGCCTCGCGGGCGTCGTCCACTTCGCCGGCCTCGCCGACGTCTTCGACCTCCGCTTCTTCGACCAGCTCCGCCAGATCAG CACATTCGGCGCGTGGCCGGTGGCAAGAATGTCGCAGAACGAGCGGAAGGTGGTCGTGCAGGGCCCCGCGTGCAGCGCGTCCAAGGTCATCGGCTGGTTCTCCAAGGACTTCAGCAacggcagcgccggcggcacggGCACGGCCAGGTCGCCCGAGATCGACGTCCACGGCTTCGCCTTCAACAGCTCCGTGCTCTGGGACCCCGAGCGGTGGGGCCGCTACCCGACCTCCGAGCCCGACAAGTCCCAG GACTCGATGGGCTTCGTGCAGCAAGTGGTGTTGGAAGATTACAGCAAAGTGAAGGGCATTCCTTCCGATTGTTCGGAGATCATGGTATGGCGTGTCGACAAGACGCCGTCTGCTTCCTCGCGGCAAGCTCCGGGTAACAAGAGAAGGTAG